In Polynucleobacter sp. AP-Ainpum-60-G11, one DNA window encodes the following:
- the orn gene encoding oligoribonuclease, with product MSEKIVTPAVKAAPANEHLIWVDMEMSGLDPEKERILEIAVIVTDAHLNTIATAPVWVVHQDDALLDAMDAWNKGTHGRSGLIDKVKASTTDEATAEAECIAFLKKYIKPGIAPMCGNTIGQDRRFMAKYMPKLEAFFHYRNIDVSTLKELCKRWHPELVKGFTKKQAHTALADIEESIEELKYYREKFIVPLPE from the coding sequence ATGAGTGAAAAAATAGTTACCCCGGCAGTAAAGGCGGCGCCAGCCAATGAGCACCTGATTTGGGTGGATATGGAGATGTCAGGTTTAGACCCTGAAAAAGAGCGTATTTTGGAGATTGCTGTAATCGTGACCGATGCACACCTCAACACCATTGCCACCGCCCCTGTTTGGGTGGTTCACCAAGACGACGCCTTATTGGATGCGATGGATGCCTGGAATAAAGGTACCCACGGTCGCTCTGGCCTGATTGATAAGGTCAAGGCATCAACAACTGATGAAGCCACTGCTGAAGCCGAATGCATTGCCTTCCTGAAGAAATACATTAAGCCTGGTATTGCCCCAATGTGTGGCAATACGATTGGTCAAGATCGGCGCTTTATGGCCAAGTACATGCCAAAGCTAGAGGCATTCTTTCATTATCGGAATATTGACGTTTCAACGCTTAAGGAGCTCTGCAAGCGTTGGCATCCGGAGCTTGTTAAGGGCTTTACTAAAAAGCAGGCTCATACCGCCTTGGCGGATATTGAGGAATCTATTGAGGAGCTCAAGTACTACCGGGAAAAGTTTATTGTTCCTTTGCCGGAGTAA
- the pmbA gene encoding metalloprotease PmbA, producing the protein MLTEAKKRGASDAVAEVSEGQGLSVTVRKGEVETIEQSLDKQVGVTVFLGHRRGNASTSDFSKDSLKATVEAAYHIAQHTAEDLCAGPAEKELLEKHPRDLDLFHPWDLDSATAIDIARTAEGAAFAVSKQIKNSDGASVSAHHAHFMMGTSHGFMGGYPFSRHYISCAPIANEGGKKALMQRDDWYSSSRIPEELADPAAIGKYAAERALSRLKARSLTTRRCPVIFEAPLAAGLLGGLVQAVSGGALYRRSSFLLDSLGKQVLPKHVSLFENPHLKSMTGSAPFDEEGVKTSARTVVDKGVLQGYFLSTYSARKLGMKTTGNAGGSHHLTLQSRKTPKGGLPALLKEMGTGLLVTELMGQGVNYVTGDYSRGAFGYWVENGEIQYPVEGITIASNLRDMLMDIQMIGSDSLIRGTKETGSILIRSMTVGGK; encoded by the coding sequence ATGCTCACAGAGGCCAAAAAGCGGGGTGCCTCCGATGCTGTAGCTGAGGTCTCTGAAGGTCAAGGTTTATCTGTCACCGTTCGCAAAGGCGAGGTCGAGACGATTGAGCAAAGCTTGGATAAACAGGTTGGCGTAACGGTCTTTTTGGGTCATCGTCGCGGTAATGCCAGTACGAGTGATTTCTCTAAAGATTCCTTAAAGGCTACTGTTGAGGCTGCGTACCATATTGCCCAGCATACGGCTGAAGATCTCTGTGCGGGGCCTGCTGAAAAAGAGCTGCTTGAAAAACATCCACGTGACTTAGATTTATTTCATCCGTGGGATTTAGACTCGGCAACAGCAATTGATATTGCACGTACTGCTGAAGGTGCTGCCTTTGCAGTGAGTAAACAAATTAAAAACAGCGATGGTGCTTCAGTATCGGCACATCATGCGCATTTCATGATGGGGACCAGCCATGGGTTTATGGGCGGCTATCCATTCTCACGCCACTATATTTCTTGCGCACCGATTGCAAATGAGGGTGGCAAAAAGGCACTTATGCAGCGTGATGATTGGTATTCCAGTTCGCGTATTCCTGAAGAATTGGCTGATCCAGCCGCGATTGGTAAATACGCGGCAGAACGTGCTCTCTCACGTCTTAAAGCAAGATCGCTCACTACTCGTCGCTGCCCGGTGATTTTTGAGGCACCTTTGGCTGCCGGCTTATTGGGTGGATTAGTGCAGGCTGTTTCTGGCGGCGCCTTATATCGTCGCTCCAGTTTTTTATTGGATAGTTTGGGTAAACAAGTTTTACCAAAGCACGTTAGTCTTTTTGAAAACCCTCACCTGAAGTCAATGACAGGTAGCGCTCCTTTTGATGAGGAGGGCGTAAAAACAAGCGCAAGGACGGTGGTCGATAAGGGTGTACTACAAGGTTATTTCTTGTCTACCTATTCCGCCAGAAAACTTGGCATGAAAACTACTGGCAACGCTGGTGGCTCCCATCACCTGACATTACAAAGTCGTAAGACGCCTAAAGGCGGATTACCCGCACTCTTAAAAGAAATGGGTACTGGTTTGTTGGTTACCGAGCTCATGGGGCAGGGTGTGAATTACGTCACTGGGGATTACTCTCGCGGTGCATTTGGTTACTGGGTGGAGAATGGCGAAATCCAGTACCCAGTAGAAGGAATTACGATTGCTAGTAATCTGCGCGATATGCTGATGGATATTCAGATGATTGGTAGCGATTCATTAATCCGCGGAACCAAAGAAACGGGCTCTATTCTGATTAGATCCATGACGGTTGGTGGTAAATAA
- a CDS encoding amidohydrolase, with protein sequence MHLLSCITLASICLLSASQIANAAGNADTIFYGGDIVTMNKSQPAAEAVAIQDGKIIQVGSLAKLKAVQGKDTRLVNLNGQTLMPGFVEPHVHIFGTAFSEELWQNMSNFEMPHDTLDSLVTKLTANSKNVKDGEWITAFGVDPSRTDPFMAELTADILDKVSTTKPIFVMNQSMHIAYVNHKALEMAGITDSTPDPKGGRLLKDSKGRLTGVVYEVPAFYLFLKKMPVPNQNLIEQALAKVGQKMVRKGVTTSAEISLGAYLGVDKENALLNDMTHSGKLPVRVRGYMYSNAYPLTNNSYKPGQGDDVYKLIGVKIVSDGSDQGLTGAMTKPYNYPAGTTNTGSLNFTDQELYDLAKPRFDQGWQISVHSNGDRAIEQTLNVFQKLVAKPSDAKSRLRIEHFTVPTEAQIAKAAKLGVVPGFTIGHTDYWGEAFHDHLLGPERANRIDPSASLIKNGMHFAYHSDSPVSPIHPLKYASEGASRLWQVAPQKVLNVKEKVSINDALKAVTIDAAYQLKMDDKVGSIETGKYADFAIVNKNPMKTDAYKIRDIEVNETWVNGKQVFKKQ encoded by the coding sequence ATGCATCTCTTAAGCTGCATCACTCTCGCATCAATCTGCTTACTTTCCGCCAGCCAAATAGCTAATGCCGCCGGGAATGCCGATACTATTTTTTATGGTGGCGATATTGTCACAATGAATAAATCTCAGCCTGCAGCGGAAGCTGTTGCCATTCAGGATGGAAAAATCATCCAAGTTGGCTCACTAGCTAAGCTCAAAGCTGTTCAAGGTAAAGATACCAGGCTAGTTAACTTAAATGGTCAAACTTTAATGCCAGGTTTTGTTGAGCCTCATGTACATATCTTTGGTACGGCGTTCTCTGAAGAACTTTGGCAAAACATGTCGAACTTCGAGATGCCACATGACACTTTAGATAGTTTAGTTACAAAGCTGACAGCGAATAGCAAGAATGTTAAAGATGGGGAGTGGATTACTGCGTTTGGCGTTGATCCCTCAAGGACCGACCCATTTATGGCTGAGTTGACGGCTGATATCTTGGATAAAGTATCCACAACTAAGCCAATCTTTGTCATGAACCAAAGTATGCATATTGCCTATGTAAACCATAAGGCTTTGGAAATGGCGGGGATTACTGACTCCACTCCAGATCCTAAGGGTGGCAGATTACTTAAAGATAGCAAGGGACGTCTAACGGGTGTAGTTTATGAGGTACCAGCCTTTTATTTGTTCTTAAAAAAGATGCCTGTACCTAACCAGAATTTAATTGAACAAGCGCTTGCAAAGGTTGGTCAGAAAATGGTGCGCAAGGGTGTTACCACTTCAGCAGAAATTTCTCTCGGCGCTTACCTTGGTGTTGACAAAGAAAATGCTTTATTAAACGACATGACTCACAGCGGTAAGCTGCCTGTTCGTGTCAGAGGCTATATGTATTCAAACGCATATCCACTGACTAACAATAGCTATAAGCCAGGTCAAGGCGATGATGTCTATAAACTTATTGGCGTCAAGATTGTGTCGGATGGATCCGACCAAGGCCTCACTGGTGCGATGACTAAGCCATACAACTATCCAGCTGGCACCACCAATACCGGCAGCCTCAACTTTACTGATCAAGAACTCTATGATCTTGCTAAACCAAGATTTGATCAGGGTTGGCAAATCTCCGTACATTCCAATGGCGATAGAGCAATTGAGCAGACTCTCAATGTGTTTCAGAAATTAGTTGCTAAGCCAAGTGACGCTAAGAGTAGATTAAGAATTGAGCACTTCACAGTTCCTACTGAGGCACAGATTGCAAAAGCAGCAAAACTAGGCGTTGTTCCTGGTTTTACGATTGGACATACGGATTATTGGGGTGAAGCATTCCACGATCATCTGCTTGGGCCAGAGAGGGCTAATCGAATTGACCCAAGTGCAAGCCTGATTAAGAACGGCATGCATTTTGCATACCATAGCGACTCTCCAGTTTCTCCTATCCACCCATTGAAGTACGCCTCCGAGGGCGCTTCACGACTTTGGCAAGTAGCGCCGCAAAAGGTGTTAAACGTAAAGGAAAAGGTATCCATTAATGATGCTTTAAAGGCGGTCACTATTGATGCAGCCTATCAGCTCAAGATGGATGACAAAGTTGGATCTATCGAGACTGGTAAGTATGCTGACTTTGCCATCGTTAATAAAAATCCTATGAAAACAGATGCCTATAAGATTAGAGATATTGAGGTGAATGAGACTTGGGTTAATGGAAAACAGGTATTCAAGAAGCAGTAA
- the mog gene encoding molybdopterin adenylyltransferase produces the protein MKHTEAWKRSTPNEIKIGLISISDRASKGVYTDEGIPALQLWLQTAISTPCVFHERLIADEQEVITETIVELTDDLGCDLVLTTGGTGPSRRDVTPEATMDAGTREMPGFGEQMRQISLRFVPTAILSRQTAVLREIEGHTALVINLPGQPKSIKETLEGLKDAEGKSIVPGIFAAVPYCIDLIGGPYIETDESIVKAFRPKSAIKK, from the coding sequence ATGAAGCATACCGAAGCCTGGAAAAGATCCACCCCCAACGAAATCAAAATTGGCCTGATCTCCATCTCCGATAGAGCAAGTAAGGGCGTCTATACCGACGAAGGCATTCCTGCCCTGCAATTGTGGCTACAAACTGCCATTAGCACCCCCTGCGTCTTTCATGAGCGCCTCATTGCTGATGAGCAAGAGGTTATTACTGAAACCATCGTAGAACTGACCGATGATCTGGGTTGCGATTTAGTCCTCACCACAGGCGGTACAGGCCCCTCTCGCCGAGATGTAACCCCAGAGGCCACAATGGATGCTGGAACGCGGGAAATGCCCGGATTTGGCGAGCAAATGCGTCAAATTAGCCTGCGCTTTGTACCTACTGCAATTTTGTCCCGCCAAACAGCTGTTTTACGAGAAATCGAGGGGCATACCGCCCTTGTGATCAATTTGCCTGGCCAACCTAAATCCATCAAAGAAACGCTTGAGGGACTCAAGGATGCTGAGGGCAAATCCATTGTTCCAGGCATTTTTGCTGCCGTGCCCTATTGCATCGACCTGATCGGCGGACCCTATATCGAGACAGATGAATCTATCGTCAAGGCTTTTAGACCCAAGAGCGCAATTAAGAAATAA
- a CDS encoding D-glycerate dehydrogenase: MNTPAHTSTLSTKPKILVARAIFPEALAKLEESYEVRSNQSDKILTPEELQKALSEVEGALVAGSERIDASALAQAKNLKVVANISVGYNNFDVPAITAAGVMATNTPDVLTDTTADFGFALLMATARRITESEHWVRAGKWDQWSIVNNPLGMDLHHSTVGIIGMGRIGQGIAKRALGFGMKVIYHNRSHLSDADEKACGAIYVSKEELLRTADHVVLVLPYTAQNHHTIGAAEIAMMKPTATLINIARGGIVDDAALAQALQSKKIFAAGLDVFEGEPQVHPELLKCSNIVLAPHIASATEKTRRAMVDLAIDNLRAALDGKRPPSLINAEVFKT; encoded by the coding sequence ATGAATACTCCAGCACATACCTCCACACTTTCCACTAAGCCAAAGATTTTGGTCGCTAGAGCGATTTTTCCTGAGGCGCTAGCCAAATTGGAGGAATCTTATGAGGTTCGATCTAATCAGTCCGACAAAATTCTCACCCCAGAAGAGCTACAAAAGGCGCTTTCAGAGGTGGAGGGGGCTTTGGTAGCAGGCAGTGAGCGGATCGATGCGTCGGCCCTTGCTCAAGCGAAAAATTTAAAGGTGGTGGCTAATATTTCTGTTGGCTATAACAATTTTGATGTCCCAGCAATTACTGCAGCCGGTGTCATGGCTACAAATACCCCTGATGTTCTTACGGATACAACAGCAGATTTTGGTTTTGCTTTATTGATGGCAACTGCAAGGCGTATTACAGAATCAGAACATTGGGTTAGAGCGGGCAAGTGGGATCAGTGGTCGATTGTGAATAATCCATTAGGTATGGATTTACATCACAGCACCGTTGGTATTATTGGAATGGGTCGCATTGGCCAAGGTATTGCTAAACGTGCGCTTGGTTTTGGTATGAAGGTGATTTATCACAACCGCAGTCATCTCTCGGATGCTGATGAAAAAGCTTGTGGTGCCATTTACGTTTCTAAAGAAGAATTACTTCGCACTGCCGACCATGTTGTCTTGGTGCTGCCTTATACGGCTCAAAACCATCACACGATTGGCGCTGCAGAAATTGCCATGATGAAACCCACCGCAACTCTGATTAATATTGCCCGTGGCGGTATTGTGGATGATGCGGCATTAGCGCAAGCATTGCAAAGCAAAAAAATATTTGCAGCTGGATTAGATGTGTTTGAAGGTGAACCTCAAGTGCATCCAGAGTTGCTGAAGTGCAGCAATATCGTGTTGGCACCGCACATTGCAAGTGCTACAGAAAAAACACGTAGAGCGATGGTGGATCTTGCGATAGATAATTTACGAGCAGCGCTTGACGGAAAGAGGCCGCCCAGCTTAATTAATGCTGAAGTGTTTAAAACTTAG
- a CDS encoding TRAP transporter substrate-binding protein, producing the protein MQRRSFLKKATIGAGAAALAAPSIAQSLPTLNWRLVSSFPKSLDTLFGTPEVFANALRKATDGKFNVKVFAAGEVVPALQVLDAVQNGTVECGHTASYYYLGKNSAFIFDTAAPFGMTARQQSAWMLHGNGMKLMRELYASYNIVNFLGGQTGTQMGGWFRKEIKSPEDLKGLKFRIAGFAGQVLAKLGVVPQQLPAGEIYSALEKGTIDAAEFVGPYDDEKLGLAKVAKNYYYPAFWEGAAGLSFLVNKKQWDALPPSYQAAWQAACFEAHTDMCAKYDALNPPALQRLVQGGAVLRKFNTSVMDACFKASQETYAEESAKNPQFKKIFDDYRAFRNMEAQWFNVAEQAFAQYSFAKKL; encoded by the coding sequence ATGCAAAGACGTTCCTTTTTAAAGAAAGCCACTATCGGCGCAGGCGCAGCAGCGTTAGCCGCCCCATCCATTGCGCAGAGCTTGCCAACCCTCAATTGGCGTTTGGTCTCGAGCTTTCCTAAATCTTTAGATACTTTGTTTGGTACGCCAGAAGTTTTTGCTAATGCCTTGCGCAAAGCAACGGATGGCAAGTTCAATGTCAAAGTATTTGCTGCTGGTGAAGTAGTTCCTGCTCTGCAGGTATTAGATGCAGTTCAAAACGGTACAGTGGAGTGTGGCCATACCGCTAGCTATTACTACTTAGGCAAGAACAGTGCATTTATTTTTGATACTGCCGCACCTTTTGGTATGACGGCACGCCAGCAATCTGCTTGGATGTTGCATGGCAATGGCATGAAGTTGATGCGTGAGCTCTATGCAAGTTACAACATCGTGAACTTCTTGGGCGGGCAAACCGGGACTCAGATGGGTGGCTGGTTCCGCAAAGAGATTAAGTCTCCAGAGGATCTCAAGGGGCTTAAATTCCGTATCGCTGGCTTTGCTGGACAGGTACTTGCTAAGTTAGGTGTAGTGCCACAACAATTACCTGCCGGTGAAATTTATTCAGCTCTAGAAAAAGGCACAATTGATGCTGCTGAATTTGTGGGCCCATATGATGATGAGAAATTAGGTCTAGCGAAAGTAGCTAAAAATTATTACTACCCTGCATTTTGGGAAGGTGCGGCCGGGCTTTCATTCTTGGTGAATAAGAAGCAGTGGGATGCACTGCCGCCTTCATACCAAGCGGCATGGCAGGCAGCGTGTTTTGAAGCCCATACTGATATGTGTGCCAAGTACGATGCTTTGAATCCACCGGCATTGCAGCGCCTTGTTCAAGGTGGTGCAGTTTTGCGCAAGTTCAATACCTCAGTCATGGATGCCTGCTTTAAGGCTAGTCAAGAAACTTATGCTGAAGAGTCTGCTAAGAATCCCCAGTTCAAGAAAATTTTTGATGACTATCGAGCCTTCAGAAACATGGAGGCGCAGTGGTTTAACGTGGCAGAGCAGGCATTTGCGCAATACAGTTTTGCGAAGAAGCTATGA
- the glp gene encoding gephyrin-like molybdotransferase Glp, producing MSDLKRLPPSDPIYISGSLHVDQARIAISDLVKDLLAESHGRSEPDAIECITLDQAINRILAKDLLSPIDVPVADNSAMDGFAFHGDCLGNSEDLVTLKVVGTAYAGKPYEGSIASGECLKIMTGALMPSDCDTVIPQEFTELSIPSDSSVVSFKQNQVKRGENRRLRGEDLQSGKPAITAGRLLRPSDLGLAASLGISELHVHRKLRVAILSSGDELRPLGQALEAGNIYDSNRYSLIGLLKRLDLEIIDCGIVRDDPASLKAAFIEAASKADVLISSGGVSAGEADFTKQIMQELGDVGFWKIAMRPGRPMAFGVLKPVQEAKHKTLFFGLPGNPVAVMVTFYQFVRSALLQLNGASQTEPPMMQAIAETPIRKRPGRTEYQRAILVRGPDGKPTVKLTGSQGAGILRSMSEANCFVILSHEQGNVAAGDWVDVALFDGLL from the coding sequence ATGTCCGACCTAAAGCGTCTTCCTCCAAGCGATCCGATTTATATCAGTGGCTCACTGCACGTCGACCAAGCTCGTATAGCGATTTCGGATTTAGTGAAGGACCTGCTCGCAGAATCTCACGGGAGATCTGAGCCTGATGCCATTGAATGCATCACCCTAGATCAAGCAATTAATCGCATTCTGGCGAAAGACCTACTCTCGCCGATTGATGTTCCGGTTGCTGATAACTCAGCCATGGATGGATTTGCATTTCATGGTGATTGTCTTGGCAATAGCGAAGATCTTGTTACTTTAAAAGTTGTGGGCACTGCGTATGCTGGCAAGCCCTATGAGGGCAGCATTGCTTCTGGCGAATGTCTCAAAATTATGACCGGCGCCCTGATGCCGAGTGACTGCGACACCGTGATTCCCCAAGAATTTACAGAACTCTCAATCCCAAGTGATAGCTCGGTGGTTTCATTCAAACAAAACCAAGTGAAGCGCGGAGAAAATCGCCGCTTACGTGGAGAGGACTTACAAAGTGGCAAACCTGCCATTACTGCAGGGCGTTTATTGCGACCTTCCGATCTGGGTCTAGCCGCCTCCCTTGGCATCTCCGAACTACACGTCCATCGCAAGTTAAGAGTGGCCATACTTTCTTCAGGCGATGAATTGCGCCCACTAGGACAAGCTTTAGAGGCTGGCAATATTTATGACAGCAATCGCTACAGCTTGATCGGACTACTCAAACGTCTTGATCTAGAAATCATTGATTGCGGGATTGTGCGAGATGACCCAGCATCACTGAAGGCTGCATTTATAGAGGCGGCCAGCAAAGCCGATGTACTCATCTCATCTGGAGGAGTTTCCGCCGGCGAAGCAGACTTCACCAAGCAAATCATGCAAGAACTCGGTGATGTAGGATTTTGGAAGATTGCGATGCGTCCAGGTCGACCCATGGCTTTTGGAGTACTCAAGCCAGTTCAGGAAGCTAAGCATAAGACGCTCTTCTTTGGCTTGCCCGGCAACCCAGTAGCAGTCATGGTGACTTTCTACCAGTTTGTCCGTTCTGCTCTACTGCAACTCAACGGCGCAAGCCAGACAGAGCCCCCAATGATGCAGGCGATTGCAGAGACCCCCATTCGGAAACGCCCTGGACGGACAGAGTATCAACGCGCCATCTTGGTGCGCGGCCCAGACGGAAAACCCACAGTCAAACTAACTGGCAGCCAAGGTGCTGGAATTCTACGATCGATGAGCGAAGCTAATTGCTTTGTCATTTTGTCTCACGAGCAAGGAAATGTTGCTGCTGGTGACTGGGTAGATGTGGCGCTTTTCGATGGACTGCTTTAA
- the fdxA gene encoding ferredoxin FdxA yields MTYVVTEACIRCKYTDCVDVCPVDCFREGPNFLVIDPDECIDCAVCVPECPVNAIYAEDDVPGDQQAFIKLNADLSPSWTSITKSKAALPEAEEWKDVKNKLDQLVK; encoded by the coding sequence ATGACTTACGTTGTTACCGAAGCCTGTATCCGTTGCAAATACACCGATTGCGTTGATGTCTGCCCAGTCGATTGTTTTCGTGAAGGCCCCAACTTTTTAGTAATCGATCCGGATGAATGTATTGATTGCGCAGTGTGCGTACCTGAGTGCCCGGTAAATGCGATTTATGCAGAGGATGATGTTCCAGGGGATCAACAAGCATTCATCAAATTGAATGCAGATTTGTCGCCTTCATGGACATCCATCACCAAATCCAAAGCTGCATTGCCAGAAGCCGAAGAGTGGAAAGACGTTAAAAATAAACTCGACCAACTGGTAAAGTAA
- a CDS encoding thymidylate synthase, with product MRQYHNLMKEVLEKGIQKSDRTGTGTISIFGHQMRFNLAEGFPMVTTKKLHLKSIILELLWFLKGSTDNNWLKERGVSIWNEWAAPDGDLGPIYGYQWRSWPAPNGEHIDQIAEVVETLRKNPDSRRIIVSAWNVADIPRMALAPCHAFFQFYVADGKLSCQLYQRSADIFLGVPFNIASYALLTHMMAQQCNLEVGDFVWTGGDCHLYSNHLEQVDLQLSRDFFPLPKLNILRKPDSIFDYEFEDFEIAGYESHPAIKAPVAV from the coding sequence ATGCGCCAATATCACAACCTCATGAAGGAAGTCCTCGAAAAAGGCATCCAAAAATCCGATAGAACCGGAACCGGAACTATCTCGATCTTTGGTCATCAGATGCGCTTTAATCTGGCCGAAGGCTTTCCGATGGTCACCACTAAGAAGCTCCATCTCAAGTCCATCATCTTAGAATTGCTTTGGTTTCTTAAAGGCAGTACCGATAACAACTGGCTCAAAGAGCGTGGTGTTTCTATTTGGAACGAATGGGCAGCCCCAGATGGCGACTTGGGCCCAATTTATGGCTACCAGTGGCGTTCATGGCCAGCTCCTAATGGTGAGCATATTGACCAAATCGCTGAAGTTGTAGAGACCCTCAGAAAGAATCCTGACTCACGTCGCATTATTGTTTCTGCGTGGAACGTAGCTGATATTCCTCGCATGGCTTTGGCGCCTTGCCACGCCTTCTTTCAGTTCTATGTTGCTGATGGAAAATTGTCTTGCCAACTATATCAACGTAGTGCGGATATTTTCTTAGGCGTACCTTTCAATATTGCTAGCTATGCCCTACTGACGCACATGATGGCTCAGCAGTGCAATTTAGAAGTGGGTGACTTTGTATGGACTGGTGGTGATTGCCATCTCTACAGCAACCACTTAGAGCAAGTTGATCTTCAGCTATCTAGAGACTTCTTCCCGCTGCCTAAGCTGAATATTCTACGTAAGCCAGATTCCATCTTCGATTATGAATTCGAAGATTTTGAAATCGCCGGCTATGAATCCCATCCTGCCATTAAAGCTCCTGTAGCTGTTTAA
- a CDS encoding dihydrofolate reductase yields the protein MTAAKHPAISMIVARSRNHVIGRDNQMPWKISADLQFFKKVTMGHPVIMGRKTWESIGRPLPGRRNIVVSRNADLKLTGAEVANSLDAALATLNEFTRVFVIGGEQLFTQAFPKADRLYITEIDIDVDGGDTFFEVPNQSEWKEIERTPASEGEITFNFITLERK from the coding sequence ATGACTGCAGCTAAGCATCCCGCTATCTCAATGATTGTTGCCCGTTCACGTAATCACGTGATTGGCCGTGATAATCAAATGCCTTGGAAGATTTCTGCTGATTTGCAGTTCTTCAAAAAAGTGACCATGGGCCACCCCGTCATCATGGGTCGCAAGACTTGGGAATCCATTGGTCGGCCACTTCCTGGACGCCGCAATATCGTGGTGAGTCGCAATGCGGATCTCAAGTTGACTGGTGCGGAAGTAGCCAACTCACTTGATGCAGCACTCGCCACTTTGAATGAATTCACCCGCGTATTTGTGATTGGTGGAGAACAACTCTTTACTCAAGCTTTTCCCAAGGCAGATCGCCTTTACATTACCGAGATTGATATCGATGTAGATGGTGGCGATACCTTCTTCGAAGTTCCTAATCAATCCGAATGGAAAGAGATTGAGCGCACTCCAGCATCCGAAGGTGAGATTACGTTTAATTTCATTACGCTTGAGCGTAAATAG
- a CDS encoding NAD(P)/FAD-dependent oxidoreductase encodes MHSPIETDAVIIGAGPVGLFQVFELGLLEIKAHVIDSLPEVGGQCIELYPDKPIYDIPAIPVCTGRELVRNLLKQIEPFKPQFHLNQEVSTFEKQADGRFLIRTSQDQQFLSKAIFIAAGVGAFQPRILNLDGIEAFVDKQVFYRIRNPEQFVGKRVVICGGGDSALDWALHFVDQAASVTLIHRRDEFKAAPQSITKMHALCAAGKMELIIGQITGLESSNGKLTEIALTNIDGEIQNVDLDALLLFYGLSPKLGPIADWGLDIDRKQIAVDTTCFQTSTPGIYAVGDINIYPGKKKLILSGFHEAALAAFAAAAYLAPEKQIQLQYTTTSPKLHKALGVSPPTFE; translated from the coding sequence TTGCACTCCCCCATTGAAACCGATGCAGTCATTATTGGCGCCGGTCCAGTGGGACTCTTCCAAGTCTTCGAGCTTGGACTCCTAGAAATTAAAGCGCATGTCATTGACTCATTACCTGAAGTAGGCGGTCAATGTATTGAACTCTATCCAGACAAACCAATCTACGACATTCCAGCGATTCCGGTTTGTACTGGTCGCGAGCTCGTTCGCAATCTGCTCAAACAAATAGAGCCGTTCAAACCACAGTTCCACCTCAATCAAGAGGTTTCCACTTTCGAGAAGCAGGCCGATGGCCGCTTTTTGATTCGCACATCCCAAGATCAACAATTTTTGAGCAAGGCTATTTTTATTGCTGCTGGCGTTGGTGCATTTCAACCACGCATACTCAATTTAGATGGCATTGAGGCATTTGTAGATAAGCAGGTCTTCTATCGCATCAGAAATCCTGAGCAATTTGTAGGCAAGCGTGTGGTGATTTGTGGTGGTGGAGATTCTGCTTTGGATTGGGCATTACATTTTGTTGATCAAGCGGCAAGCGTGACACTCATTCATCGCAGGGATGAATTTAAAGCGGCACCTCAATCGATTACAAAAATGCACGCTCTTTGCGCGGCTGGCAAGATGGAACTCATCATCGGGCAAATTACCGGACTTGAATCCTCTAATGGCAAGCTCACGGAAATTGCTCTCACCAATATTGATGGTGAGATTCAAAATGTTGACTTAGATGCGCTCTTATTGTTTTATGGCCTCTCGCCTAAATTGGGCCCTATTGCTGACTGGGGTCTCGATATCGATCGCAAGCAAATTGCTGTGGATACGACTTGCTTTCAGACTAGTACGCCCGGTATTTACGCCGTTGGGGATATCAATATCTACCCTGGCAAGAAAAAACTGATTCTTTCAGGCTTTCATGAGGCAGCCTTGGCGGCTTTTGCAGCAGCGGCCTATCTAGCCCCTGAAAAGCAGATTCAACTCCAGTACACCACCACCTCCCCAAAGCTTCATAAAGCGCTTGGGGTAAGTCCACCGACATTCGAGTAA